DNA sequence from the Larus michahellis chromosome Z, bLarMic1.1, whole genome shotgun sequence genome:
ATTGCACTGGAGAGAGTTAGTAGGGATGTGTGAGGCTAAGTGGGGCTGTCCTACTTGATAAATCCATGCCAGGTGTCTAGAAAGTCTAGGCTTGAAAGTCTAGACAAAGGCTTACCTCATTTAGACACCAACTTGTCTCTGGGTGACATTACACCATACTGAACGCATGGGGTAACAGCATTGTTTTATGCTAGAAATGAATACAGCCCTTTATTCAACTCTCATAATGCACAGTGGAAAAAGCACATGTCACAAAGATTACTTAACATGGGTTTTAAAGATCTTGTGATACTGGTGCTTTCTAGTTTGACTTAGAATCTGTGGCTTGCTTTCAATACTCTTAATAGTACTAAAATCCTGTCTGTTTTCTCTGCTCAATGTAGCTGAATGCAACATCCACACTTCTCCTTCCCCTGGTATCCAAGTAAGACATGTTTATACTCCATCAACTACTAAGCATTTCTCACCAATAAAACAGTCAACTACCCTAACTAACAAACACAGGGGAAACGAAGTCTCTACAACACCTCTGCTTGTAAACTGTAAGTATCCTTCTGCCTTACTGTTAATAATTACTTTGTGAACTGTATGTTAGATGCTTGAcagatttttccatattttttctttggTGTAGCAATGAACtttaatataggaaaaaaacattgaGATAGTCTTGTCTAATTTCACATGGTTCCAACCATAAAATAGTAATCCACCTGCTCTATTGAATTCATGAATGAAGTGCATTTTCCAGAAGGGATCCACTCTTGATTAGAAAATGTAGGTAAAGATTTTTCTGATCCTTTCTAAGCTTTAAGTTAATGTGTGTCAtatatttgttttcagaacttgTGCATCTTCTAAAATTTTTTAACATTAGATGACTAGTGCTGCAGAGTACTGCAAATGTTGTGATTGCCATGGACCTTGAAAGTCAAGGCGTCAGTATTATTTATGGGGTTTTGTCATTCTTAATTGTCAAgcattttctttataaattaattctctgtaattttacttctgtaATGATCTATAAATCTATAATCTATAAGTTATTTCCTCTATAAATTGTAAGtctaatgtttaaaaaaaaaaaggcatgggaAGAATTAATCTGGAGCTGCAACACAAGCCTCTGAACAAAATATGCAGTCTTTCTgacaaaaaaatatcaaactttCACGTAGTTAATAGGAAGAGGACAGCAAACACTTACATATTATGTAATCATtagctaattttgttattatGTAATGTGGATAACTTATTATATATTCCCTCCTGAGCACCTTTCAGACCTGCTCGAAGTTATAATCATCAAAACCGTACAGTGTTTACTGGGGgatcagagattatttttttttcttcataatctCTTAGGAATTATTCTGCTTTTAATGCTTAGTACTTTTtatcaaaaataaaaccccacaaacccacaATCGTTTTCTTCCCCTGTAGATGTCATGTTATGTATAGTTTTGTAATGTCTGATCTATTCCACACTGTAGTGAGTGAGTTATGCTGTGGGCTTTATTGAGGAGAATGATAGGTTCCCTGATACCATGTGATCTCTTAGATGTCATTTTTAAACTACACAGCCTTAATTTATCAAAAGATACTTATTTTCATTTGATAAATGTTCTTAATGTGATCTTGGGTTGCTGACcaagcagcagagaagagagcATGTTTCATTGTACAGAGTCAGCGTAGGAAGTATCTTTGCTTTCTAGTATGATTTATACATTGGTTAAAAAATTACCTAAACCTATGAAACTCTTTGgaaacttttctatttttaagataGTGATTCCAGTTTGGAGTATAAGGTGAAACCTATCTACACGCTCAAATCCAAGTTCTGTACTGGTCAAGCCAATGGGCACGTTATGCCCAGCTTCAAATAGAGCAGAATGAAAACTGGTGGGTGTAACACATGcctttgcttcccttttttcAGCTTTATCCGTTCATCAGCTGGCTGCTCAGGGAGAAATGTTGTATCTGGCCACACGTATTGAACAAGGTGAGAAAGAGGGAAGTTAAATGCCTTCCTTTAATACCATGTTGTGCTTGACTTTTTCCCCAAAGCTGtattaaaaaagaagtaaatcCTAATTTCTTGTACAAATTGAAGGATATTTGAGGTATCTGTTCTTTGCAGATGTGAACTAGTATTTCACATTAGTTTTTTTATTCACTCATTGCTCTGATTTGGGTTTTAAATTAAACATTAGAGTTAATAGGAGGTGTAGGTAAATCCcttcttccccctgctccccagctacATAGGTAATCCATGGAAATGAGAAGAGAATGTTAGTTCTATGAgaagaagaataatttctttttaattatctttGTACATTAGAAAGTACATCTTTGTACATTTTTACTAATGGTGGctttccagttctgtttaatCAATTGACATATAGAGCTATATGTTGGTAATTTAAGCCATGGCTCACACCTGCAATATAATAGTGCTGCTTATTCTGAGTTGTGTCTTCAGTGTGACACTTGTGCGTCCATAATACATATACAAAATTTCAACTCAATATATTGACTTGAAAACTGTTAATAGTATATTCTTATTGTACTAGTAGTAATCAGTCATGCTTTCAGTGCGTTTTTGTTGAAATATTTACTGGACAAGCGGGTAATGACTTGCCGAGTCTATATATTTTGTAAAGAGCCATGTATATGGAAAGCAAATCTATTCTGGGGTGTCAGTGATAGTTAAAAAATGCATATTATGGTGCTATGAtaagtgtgggatttttttaagtacttagatataaaaaataaaataaaattcaactgTTTCAGTCAGACAATTgttaaaaagaagttttttccttcttccagctgCACTTGAAGTAGATCTTAATTGTTTCCACAAAGCCCCCTGTTGATTACGTGAACTTTGGGGGTGAATGGAGTTATGCTATCTATATTGCTTTACAAGCTAATTCTTTACAAGAATGTGTGGCTTactctgttgaaaaaaaaaaaatgctttcctacAGTATAATACAGAATGTACCTCGTTATTTTTCAAGCagcccttctttcttttcctaagatAAAGCCCAGATTACAGACAACTTGTAACATTTCTGAGTATAAACAGAGCTTGATTTATAaaactgtcgtggtttggcctcagacggcaacaaagaaccacgtgccgctcgctcgcgccttcctaatacaggaaggatcgtaagaaaaggcaagactcttgggttgagacaaaggcagtttaacagaacagcaaagggaacaggcaaacaacaacaacaacacggataggggaatatacaaacacgattacgggatcaccgctccccgccgctcgccgaccggccggacccgggacgccccagcccgcttttaagcagcaacttcctgccccctcccccggcagctcagggtgggcgtggctcacatggcatggaataccaggaaaaattaaccctatccccaccggaaccaggacattatccaccccttattccataccatctatgccatgcccagcaggttccaatgaattgccaccactttcccctgttatatatatatatatatatatatacacacatataatgcccttagtttatgggccatccctccaaagtgtccgttgagttcttttaatccatggctttgggctccatctgttggaacagtctctcagggcaggtgagatgctgggtggtgctggtctgttgcatgctgtatttttcggagcttgtgactggtgcacctggtgtggctcatgcatgcagtccgtgggctgaagatgtagatcttgaggaaactgctgggcgccagctgctgagatcagttcttatcccatcatccctgtgccttacttgtagtacaactgatagcaattatagcaatgaggacatacagtgacagtgttactttgcaattaacagcacacaatctgattcattggctattctcacccaaaatcagatccccatgaggtacacatcggacttccccatccttccgcatcacccaccaagtgcacccaggtccttgggcaaaagcaatcccacggatgggtttgcctttgcctgaggcaggactaacccagactgtcttccctagcgtattcttcatgtgcactacggggactttatccccttctacggtacgtggaagttttgattgggcagggccagcccaattgttagatcccctggtgttaactagccaggtagcttttgctaaatgtgtatcccagtgttttaaagtcccaccacccattgctctcagtgtagtttttaacagtccattatatcgttctatcttcccagaggctggtgcgtgataggggatgtgatacacccactcgataccatgctctttggcccaggtgtctatgaggctgtttcggaaatgagtcccgttgtctgactcagTCCTCTCTGGGGTGCCacgtcgccacaggacttgcttttcaaggcccaggatagtgttccgggcagtggcatggggcacagggtatgtttccagccttCATCCAGTGCATTAGTGAAAGTGATTACTAAACTAcgtgtttttctttaaacagaaaatgtaatCAATCATAAGGATGAAGAAGGATTTACCCCTCTGATGTGGGCTGCAGCTCACGGGCAGATCGCAGTAGTGGAATTTCTCCTCCAGAATGTAAGGAAAAAACtacacttaattttaaatttatttactttttagtTCAATTTGCCTTCCTAAGTTTTTCAATGCTGCTATACATGTAAAGTTTTTAAAGTTAAGTTCTGTGTGAATcctcatgttttaaaaaaagaagtggttaatttgattattttttttaattattattgttatttcagGGTGCAGATCCTCAGATTTTGGGTAAAGGGCGAGAAAGTGCCCTATCACTGGCTTGCAGTAAAGGATACACAGATATTGTCAAAATGCTGCTTGACTGTGGAGTTGATGTCAATGAGTATGACTGGGTAAGACTTTGGCTTGAATTTACATCAGAGGGTGATTTGGTCAGAAATTTGAAATAGGGCACAGCGCTGGCTTAGGTTTGGAAATTGTTCTACCTCTTCTGAAATACCTGAGAGTTTCAAAACTTCCATAGGATAAGAGAAGTTGGCCCTACTAGTTCTGACTTCTTGGTAAAAAGAGAATGAGACTAACGCTGAATCCTTGTAGAAGGGTGAGCTTACAGCCTAAACAGTAGGCAAAAAAAGATGGAAGTTTTGAAGAACCAAAATGGAACCTCATTTTTATAAAACTTGTGAAGTCTCTTACTGATACATATACTGGTGTGTTAAGGAATTACAGTTGCAGACTGCTCAATCATTAAGTGTCTgaggcttttctctgcttttgcagaatGGAGGCACACCTCTACTATATGCAGTACATGGGAACCATGTGAAATGTGTAAAAATTCTCCTTGGTAAGCAGACTGTACAAACAGAATTATCAGTAATGACGATCTATCAGTTTTCATAGTTAGAAATACgggtttcttttcctgttttacatAGAAAGTGGTGCTGATCCAACTATTGAAACAGATGCTGGCTATAATTCCATGGATTTGGCTGTAGCCTTGGGCTATCGGAGTGGTAAGTATTGCAAAtgtaaattatttgatttttgtttttactgatcCTTGTTTATATAGCTGCTGTAATGGCCTAGTAGAGGTTTTGCAGCTGTAAGGAAAATCCCTGTCCTACAAGTGTTAATATACCTAAACGTACCAGCTCAAAATGGGTAGGAGTTTCCACCCCTGTCTCAGAAAGCTGCGTACCTAGGAAGAGAATGTCGCTGACCTGGATCTGCATCTGTGGGCACGAATAATGGTGTGCAGGGCTAATGCAGCCCTGATCCAGACAAGGGGAGCGGATCTGCTCCTGCTCCACCCTGTGCAAAGGAGTGTGTGTTGCACTGGACAATGGTAAGAGGCTGGGGCCCTCCCAAACCCTGGCGCTCTGTTGATTTGCAAACTACATCGCATCATTCCAAACCTTCTTCCCCTGTCATACTAGCTCTAGCTCTCATTTATCTTGGAGGCAGACAGTAATAGTGCCAGGATCAGTGAACTAGA
Encoded proteins:
- the ANKRA2 gene encoding ankyrin repeat family A protein 2, producing the protein MTEAMASSTNLDAGAQLIVEECPTSYSLPPMPDIKVENQLDSSTEEGQAQSVTMGMKFILPNRFDMNVCSRFVKSLNEEDSKNIQDQVNSDLEVASVLFKAECNIHTSPSPGIQVRHVYTPSTTKHFSPIKQSTTLTNKHRGNEVSTTPLLVNSLSVHQLAAQGEMLYLATRIEQENVINHKDEEGFTPLMWAAAHGQIAVVEFLLQNGADPQILGKGRESALSLACSKGYTDIVKMLLDCGVDVNEYDWNGGTPLLYAVHGNHVKCVKILLESGADPTIETDAGYNSMDLAVALGYRSVQQVIESHLLRLLQNIKE